From the genome of Polyangiaceae bacterium, one region includes:
- a CDS encoding DUF374 domain-containing protein, translated as MRFLLGFVVGLIVRLLARSYRIRVMGESATGASARVFAFWHGRQLALLGIPRTRPTAALVSWSRDGQLQNGAQAALGLRRVRGSSSRGGATALRRLIRLLDTQSCDVALAVDGPRGPLRRAKRGAARAARRGNAKLHPVGSWAERVWRISSAWDDFEIPRPFSRVVVCVGPALDASAVEPEPRLLERAIEDAEARARLALLSGVREAQP; from the coding sequence TTGCGATTCTTGCTGGGCTTCGTCGTGGGCCTGATCGTGCGGCTGCTTGCCCGCTCCTATCGCATTCGCGTCATGGGCGAGTCGGCGACTGGCGCCAGCGCACGCGTCTTCGCCTTTTGGCACGGAAGGCAACTGGCGCTGCTGGGAATTCCGCGCACGCGCCCCACTGCTGCGCTGGTCAGTTGGTCACGAGACGGGCAACTGCAGAACGGTGCACAAGCAGCTCTCGGTCTGCGGCGCGTGCGAGGCTCCAGCTCTCGGGGAGGTGCGACGGCGCTTCGCCGGCTGATTCGCTTGTTGGACACTCAGAGCTGTGATGTTGCACTGGCCGTTGACGGGCCACGTGGCCCGCTTCGGCGCGCCAAGCGTGGAGCGGCACGCGCCGCGCGTCGAGGCAATGCCAAGCTTCACCCAGTGGGGTCCTGGGCGGAGCGAGTGTGGCGCATCTCGTCTGCCTGGGACGACTTCGAGATCCCGCGGCCTTTCAGCCGTGTCGTCGTCTGCGTGGGGCCGGCGCTGGACGCCAGTGCGGTCGAGCCCGAGCCGAGGCTGCTGGAGCGTGCCATCGAGGACGCCGAGGCGCGGGCCCGCCTAGCCCTGTTGAGCGGCGTTCGGGAAGCGCAACCATGA
- a CDS encoding aminotransferase class IV: protein MSTRVMLNGELLPPGAAKISVFDRGFLFGDSVFETIRTYGGRPFRLSEHLARLARSAERVFIELPVALPTFVAEIDACLRDAANEESYIRVMVTRGSGPLGLDSEFEAHPARVIIVAPLSPPGPETYQRGIKTVSFRTQRNVEGTDAAGAKVGNYLVAVLAMRQARAQGAAEALIVDASGCVTEGASSNVFAFIDGCWITPPEDVGILPGITRRTILDLLVDAGAPLRLSALPLDELTRAEEVFVCSSIREILPVVAVDDVRIGSGTPGARTRELLQLFHEKVSEIMGLTA from the coding sequence ATGAGCACGCGCGTGATGTTGAACGGCGAGCTGCTGCCGCCGGGAGCCGCCAAAATCAGCGTGTTCGACCGGGGATTCCTCTTTGGCGATTCCGTGTTCGAGACCATTCGCACCTATGGGGGGCGACCCTTTCGCCTGAGCGAGCATCTGGCGCGCTTGGCGAGGAGCGCCGAGCGAGTCTTCATCGAGCTCCCCGTGGCGCTGCCCACCTTCGTGGCCGAGATCGACGCTTGCCTGCGCGACGCGGCAAACGAGGAAAGCTACATCCGCGTGATGGTCACTCGTGGCAGTGGCCCCCTGGGTCTCGATTCCGAGTTCGAGGCGCATCCGGCGCGCGTGATCATCGTCGCACCGCTGTCACCCCCCGGGCCGGAGACCTACCAACGAGGTATCAAGACGGTCAGCTTCCGCACTCAGCGCAACGTCGAAGGCACGGACGCCGCGGGCGCCAAGGTCGGCAACTACCTCGTAGCCGTGCTGGCGATGCGGCAGGCGCGGGCGCAGGGCGCAGCCGAAGCCCTGATTGTCGATGCCTCCGGGTGTGTGACGGAAGGCGCGAGCTCGAACGTGTTCGCTTTCATCGACGGCTGTTGGATCACACCCCCAGAGGACGTCGGCATCCTTCCTGGGATCACTCGGCGCACGATTCTGGATCTCTTGGTCGACGCTGGCGCCCCGCTACGGCTTTCCGCACTCCCCCTCGATGAGCTGACACGCGCTGAGGAGGTGTTCGTCTGCTCCAGCATCCGCGAGATCCTGCCGGTCGTGGCCGTCGACGACGTCCGGATCGGAAGCGGCACGCCTGGCGCACGCACCCGAGAGCTGCTGCAGCTATTTCATGAAAAAGTCAGTGAAATCATGGGTTTGACGGCATAG
- a CDS encoding RidA family protein, which translates to MTRQVIETADAPQAIGPYSQAIACGGFVFLSGQVPIDPATGELVSAEIEDETRRAMDNLGAVLAAAGCSFEQVVKATIYLTDLGDFAKVNAVYGSYFNARPPARATVQVAALPKGARVEIDAIAALAK; encoded by the coding sequence ATGACCCGCCAAGTCATCGAGACTGCCGACGCCCCGCAAGCAATTGGACCCTACAGCCAAGCCATCGCCTGCGGCGGCTTCGTGTTCCTGAGCGGACAGGTGCCCATCGACCCCGCAACGGGGGAACTGGTTTCCGCCGAGATCGAAGACGAGACGCGGCGCGCGATGGACAACCTCGGCGCCGTGCTCGCTGCCGCGGGCTGCAGCTTCGAGCAAGTGGTGAAAGCCACCATCTATCTGACCGACCTCGGTGACTTCGCCAAGGTCAATGCGGTGTACGGGAGCTACTTCAACGCTCGACCCCCCGCGCGTGCAACGGTGCAGGTTGCAGCCCTGCCCAAGGGCGCGCGCGTGGAGATCGACGCGATCGCAGCCCTGGCAAAGTGA
- the recR gene encoding recombination mediator RecR — translation MIPEPIVRLVSLLSRLPGVGEKSAQRYALHLAFGNPEHCRHLSQVLVELHERIAPCSRCNNLAERKEDATVLCDICRDSRRDPTTLCIVAKVQDLFAIERSGAMRGHYYVLGKLLSPLDGIGPDELPLDVLGERVKQGVQEIIIATPPSVDGEATALFLARELGRLGAKVSRIASGVPHGGDLEFADQVTLGRAIDGRRNLDLP, via the coding sequence GTGATTCCGGAACCCATCGTCCGCCTTGTGTCGCTTCTCAGTCGCTTGCCTGGCGTGGGTGAGAAGTCGGCGCAGCGCTACGCGTTGCATCTGGCCTTTGGCAATCCGGAGCATTGCCGACATCTGAGTCAAGTCCTGGTCGAACTACACGAGCGCATCGCTCCCTGTTCCCGCTGCAACAACTTGGCGGAGCGAAAGGAAGACGCGACGGTGCTGTGCGACATCTGCCGCGACTCCCGAAGAGATCCGACGACGCTGTGCATCGTGGCGAAGGTGCAGGACCTGTTCGCCATCGAGCGCAGTGGCGCGATGCGAGGCCACTATTACGTGTTGGGCAAGCTACTGTCGCCGCTGGACGGTATCGGTCCGGACGAACTGCCCTTGGACGTGCTGGGCGAGCGTGTGAAGCAAGGGGTCCAGGAGATCATCATCGCCACGCCGCCCTCGGTGGACGGCGAGGCAACAGCGCTGTTTTTGGCGCGAGAGCTGGGGCGATTGGGTGCCAAGGTGAGCCGCATCGCCAGTGGTGTGCCCCACGGGGGGGACCTGGAGTTCGCGGACCAAGTCACGCTTGGACGCGCCATCGATGGCCGTCGCAACCTGGACCTGCCGTAG
- the dnaX gene encoding DNA polymerase III subunit gamma/tau, with the protein MSYVVLARKWRPMRFEDLVGQDHVAKTLENAIKSNRVAHAFLFTGVRGVGKTTSARILAKALNCMGAVKEGEPDPGPTWQPCLECRACKEIAAGTDVDVREIDGASYNGVDEVRKLQEQLPYRPAHDRYKIFIVDEVHMLSQSAWNAFLKTLEEPPPHVKFIFATTEVHKVPITILSRVQRFDFKLIPSQLIATRLREVLQAEGIAAEDSAIQILAREAAGSMRDAMSLLDQVIAWGGAQLAGDDVARVLGVASRQVLHDISGALVAGDAERCLSVVSHLAEQGFDMSHVARDLLALLRDLVVAKVCSEPKALLDLADEEVADVIGLAGKTDTDDLLRLHQGFSANFDDVVRSAAPRAALEMALVRLARRPPLLPIDDLVGRLQTLERRLAGAARSAGAGQPGPAPQAMTDRGRPRAREPRPERGPRGPEPGDEPPAEAPPRDESPVPPTRARASTAPPQTPHGEAAVNGPREQKTSEPTPEQAVEPDADSASAALTTWVQVLDALAESHPEHTAVLEHAALLGVSERELHLGYEPGSVFAQPASEKALREALAQALTRVLGRTPHIHIELECKAAAGTDTVAAAQERARQEAVRKALAAARRHPAVVSAIEILGARIKDLKLTGA; encoded by the coding sequence ATGTCGTACGTCGTCCTCGCCCGCAAGTGGCGTCCCATGCGCTTCGAAGATCTGGTGGGACAAGACCACGTTGCCAAGACCCTCGAGAACGCGATCAAGAGCAACCGCGTCGCCCACGCATTCTTGTTCACAGGCGTCCGCGGCGTGGGCAAGACGACGAGCGCGCGCATCCTGGCCAAGGCCCTGAACTGCATGGGAGCGGTAAAAGAGGGGGAGCCGGATCCGGGTCCGACGTGGCAGCCGTGCCTCGAGTGTCGCGCTTGCAAGGAGATCGCAGCAGGCACCGACGTGGACGTGCGCGAGATCGACGGCGCCAGCTACAACGGCGTAGACGAGGTTCGCAAGCTACAAGAGCAACTGCCGTACCGGCCCGCCCACGATCGCTACAAGATCTTCATCGTCGACGAAGTCCACATGCTGAGCCAGAGCGCGTGGAATGCCTTCTTGAAGACGCTGGAAGAGCCCCCCCCCCACGTGAAGTTCATCTTCGCCACGACGGAGGTTCACAAGGTTCCGATCACGATCCTGAGCCGCGTCCAACGCTTCGATTTCAAGTTGATCCCCAGTCAGCTGATCGCCACGCGATTGCGGGAGGTGCTCCAAGCCGAGGGCATCGCCGCCGAGGACAGCGCGATTCAGATCCTGGCGCGCGAAGCGGCCGGCAGCATGCGAGACGCCATGAGCCTGCTCGACCAGGTAATCGCCTGGGGCGGGGCGCAGCTGGCGGGGGATGACGTGGCACGGGTGTTGGGCGTCGCAAGCCGCCAAGTGCTTCACGACATCAGCGGCGCTTTGGTCGCGGGCGATGCCGAGCGCTGCCTGTCGGTGGTCTCGCATTTGGCGGAGCAGGGCTTCGACATGTCCCATGTGGCGCGGGATCTGCTGGCGCTGCTGCGAGATCTAGTCGTGGCCAAAGTGTGCAGCGAACCCAAGGCGCTGCTTGATTTGGCGGACGAAGAGGTCGCCGACGTGATCGGCTTGGCGGGCAAGACGGACACGGACGACCTCTTGCGTCTACATCAGGGTTTCTCTGCCAACTTCGACGATGTGGTGCGCAGCGCGGCGCCGCGCGCGGCGCTGGAGATGGCGTTGGTGCGCTTGGCACGGCGTCCACCCTTGCTGCCGATCGACGACCTGGTGGGGCGCCTGCAGACGCTGGAACGCCGACTCGCTGGGGCGGCTCGCAGTGCTGGTGCGGGGCAGCCGGGCCCGGCGCCACAGGCCATGACCGATCGAGGTAGGCCCCGCGCACGCGAGCCTCGCCCGGAGCGCGGGCCGCGAGGACCCGAACCGGGCGACGAGCCTCCAGCTGAGGCGCCGCCGCGCGACGAATCCCCCGTCCCCCCAACGCGGGCCCGTGCTTCGACAGCACCGCCGCAAACCCCACACGGGGAAGCTGCGGTCAACGGGCCGCGCGAGCAGAAAACCAGCGAGCCGACGCCTGAGCAGGCGGTGGAACCCGATGCGGATTCGGCGAGCGCCGCGCTTACCACCTGGGTTCAGGTGCTCGACGCCCTGGCCGAATCACACCCGGAGCACACCGCGGTCTTGGAGCATGCGGCACTGCTCGGAGTCTCGGAGCGTGAGCTTCACCTCGGCTACGAACCCGGCAGCGTCTTCGCACAACCCGCCAGTGAAAAGGCCTTGCGCGAGGCCCTGGCTCAGGCGCTGACGCGCGTGCTCGGTCGCACGCCACACATTCACATCGAGCTCGAGTGCAAAGCCGCGGCAGGTACTGACACGGTGGCCGCTGCCCAAGAGCGTGCTCGCCAGGAGGCCGTGCGCAAGGCGCTGGCGGCCGCGCGACGACATCCGGCGGTCGTCTCAGCCATCGAGATCCTCGGCGCCCGCATCAAGGATTTGAAGCTGACGGGGGCCTGA
- a CDS encoding ATP-binding protein — translation MTSPFVVGLVSAWVIAQLADGAFFMLAYALGRRERDYLAFALLSFAFAAISGAIAWSFAVRDADQGMQAILLAHAGGVLATVFNFHFVVRFTGSPRAERLLRIAYVVAAAFLLTMTFGWWWHADTVRYAQAEAFGQTVYFHLASPTWLALVFYPCAGAALLACAVLLYAAYRRGRREALTPLLGLSVVTAAALNDISISLGVVARSMYLLPHAFMVYAFGVAATLLYRYGRATGALEQTATDLERATEQLRNSHAELQVAQTDLERSRELATVGELAAAIAHEVRNPLAIIMNAVAGLRRPNVGEEDRLTLLEIVEEETARLNRLVNDLLRFARPVVVKMAVASLVELAEKTRSLSQEHRVIVSQREGAPSHVVADPTLLRQVMDNLVENACHAMAGGGDVHIVIDSEFNEGGRVAKVVFQDTGQGMSPEVLERALDPFFTTRPSGTGLGLPIVHRIVDAHGGSLAIDSEPGVGTRVTLRLPLHDADDETAGSEAVA, via the coding sequence ATGACCTCTCCCTTCGTCGTGGGGTTGGTCTCGGCCTGGGTGATCGCTCAGCTGGCGGACGGTGCATTCTTCATGTTGGCCTACGCCCTAGGTCGACGCGAGCGGGACTATCTCGCGTTTGCCCTGCTCTCCTTCGCCTTTGCTGCGATCTCCGGCGCGATTGCCTGGTCCTTCGCCGTCCGGGATGCCGACCAGGGCATGCAGGCCATCCTCTTGGCCCATGCAGGTGGCGTTCTGGCGACAGTGTTCAACTTCCACTTCGTGGTGCGTTTCACCGGGTCGCCCCGGGCAGAGCGGCTGCTTCGAATCGCCTACGTCGTCGCAGCAGCTTTTCTGCTGACCATGACGTTCGGGTGGTGGTGGCACGCCGACACGGTTCGCTACGCCCAAGCCGAAGCCTTCGGTCAGACCGTGTACTTCCACCTGGCGTCGCCGACTTGGCTGGCGCTGGTCTTCTATCCCTGTGCGGGGGCGGCACTGCTGGCCTGTGCTGTACTGCTCTACGCTGCGTATCGCCGGGGGCGGCGTGAAGCGCTGACGCCGCTGTTGGGACTCTCCGTGGTCACCGCAGCGGCCCTGAACGACATCAGCATCAGCCTCGGCGTCGTCGCGCGCTCCATGTACCTCTTGCCCCATGCGTTCATGGTCTACGCCTTCGGCGTGGCGGCCACCTTGCTCTACCGCTACGGTCGCGCGACCGGCGCGTTGGAACAGACCGCGACGGACTTGGAACGCGCGACGGAGCAGCTGCGAAACAGCCACGCGGAGTTGCAGGTCGCCCAGACGGATCTCGAGCGCTCTCGCGAGCTGGCAACGGTCGGGGAGCTGGCGGCGGCCATCGCCCACGAAGTACGAAACCCGCTCGCGATCATCATGAACGCCGTGGCGGGCTTGCGTCGTCCCAACGTCGGCGAGGAGGATCGCCTGACGCTGCTCGAAATCGTGGAAGAAGAGACAGCGCGACTCAACCGGCTGGTCAACGATCTGCTGCGATTCGCGCGGCCTGTGGTGGTGAAGATGGCGGTGGCGTCCTTGGTCGAGCTCGCAGAAAAGACACGCTCCCTCTCTCAGGAACACCGCGTGATCGTCAGCCAGCGTGAAGGGGCACCCTCGCACGTGGTGGCGGACCCCACGCTGCTCCGTCAGGTCATGGACAACCTCGTCGAGAATGCGTGTCACGCCATGGCAGGGGGTGGCGACGTGCACATCGTGATCGACTCCGAGTTCAACGAGGGCGGGCGCGTGGCCAAGGTCGTGTTTCAGGACACGGGGCAGGGCATGTCGCCCGAGGTGTTGGAACGGGCCCTCGACCCCTTCTTCACTACGCGGCCCAGCGGCACGGGGCTCGGCTTGCCGATCGTGCATCGCATCGTGGACGCCCATGGGGGTAGCCTCGCCATCGACAGCGAACCGGGAGTGGGGACGCGGGTCACCTTGCGACTGCCCTTGCACGACGCCGACGACGAGACGGCGGGCTCGGAGGCGGTGGCATGA
- the bioA gene encoding adenosylmethionine--8-amino-7-oxononanoate transaminase, translating into MKRSEIVDIDKRHVWHPYTPMQQYLAEADPLVIVRAEGSRLFDADGRSFIDGNASWWTSVLGHGHPRLLATLREQAQTLCHTSLAGITHPPIAELCQELERVVPPALPHYFFSDDGSTSVEVAMKLCLQYFAQNGAPERRRFVALDGAFHGETLGVSALGGVEVFRRPFASVLLDCIHVPSAADGFERAFAALTEMMASHAGQVAAIVLEPMLQGAAGMRTYDTEYLRHARRLADEHGAFLVLDEVFTGYGRTGPMWAHEHAGVVPDVMCCAKGFSGGMFPMAATFVCERIFEGFLGVPERAFFYGHTFTGNPLGAAVAAEVLRVYRDEAVLEGAARKAERIAHAFEALAQLDGVANVRHLGMVGALELSGTGGYLERSGWRVYEAALQRGAYLRPLGNVVYVAPALNIPDPDLDALLDILRAAVTTLTR; encoded by the coding sequence ATGAAGCGCAGCGAGATCGTCGACATCGACAAGCGGCACGTTTGGCACCCCTACACGCCGATGCAGCAGTACCTGGCCGAGGCGGACCCCTTGGTCATCGTGCGCGCCGAGGGGAGCCGCTTGTTCGACGCCGATGGGCGCAGCTTCATCGATGGCAACGCCTCTTGGTGGACCAGCGTCCTGGGTCACGGTCACCCGCGGCTGCTGGCCACGCTACGTGAACAAGCGCAGACCTTGTGTCACACCTCCCTGGCGGGAATCACCCATCCGCCCATCGCGGAGCTGTGCCAGGAGCTCGAACGAGTCGTCCCACCGGCACTGCCCCACTACTTCTTCAGTGACGACGGTTCGACCTCCGTCGAGGTAGCGATGAAGCTCTGCCTGCAGTACTTCGCCCAGAACGGCGCGCCCGAGCGCAGGCGTTTCGTGGCCTTGGACGGCGCATTTCACGGCGAAACCTTGGGCGTCAGCGCCCTTGGCGGCGTGGAGGTATTTCGCCGCCCCTTTGCCTCCGTGTTGCTGGACTGCATTCACGTCCCCAGTGCCGCGGACGGCTTCGAGCGCGCTTTCGCCGCCTTGACCGAGATGATGGCGTCTCACGCCGGGCAGGTGGCGGCCATCGTGCTCGAACCCATGTTGCAGGGAGCCGCCGGCATGCGCACCTATGACACCGAGTACCTGCGCCACGCGCGCCGCTTGGCCGACGAGCACGGAGCATTCTTGGTGCTGGATGAAGTGTTCACGGGCTATGGGCGCACGGGACCGATGTGGGCGCATGAGCACGCAGGCGTCGTACCCGACGTGATGTGCTGTGCGAAGGGCTTCTCCGGCGGCATGTTTCCGATGGCGGCGACCTTCGTGTGCGAACGCATCTTCGAGGGCTTCTTGGGTGTTCCAGAGCGCGCCTTTTTCTACGGCCACACTTTCACGGGTAATCCGCTGGGCGCCGCGGTAGCCGCGGAGGTGCTCAGGGTCTATCGCGACGAAGCCGTGCTCGAAGGTGCGGCACGAAAGGCGGAGCGCATCGCGCACGCCTTCGAAGCATTGGCGCAGCTAGACGGTGTGGCGAACGTGCGCCACCTGGGCATGGTGGGTGCCCTGGAGCTGTCGGGCACGGGCGGCTATCTCGAGCGTTCTGGCTGGCGCGTATACGAGGCGGCCCTGCAACGTGGTGCGTACCTGCGACCGCTCGGCAACGTCGTCTACGTCGCGCCGGCCTTGAACATTCCGGATCCCGACCTGGATGCGCTACTGGACATCCTGCGCGCCGCCGTGACGACGCTCACGCGATAG
- a CDS encoding (2Fe-2S) ferredoxin domain-containing protein: MAKRQRYLFVCVNRRPDGAPKGSCAARGSVELHARLKEMLKERGLAEVHARACTASCLDVCWVGPVIAVEPDHVFYGNVKESDLEEIVEGIARGQIVERLVLCDEDFTEPKKSRA, translated from the coding sequence ATGGCCAAGCGACAGCGCTACCTGTTCGTGTGCGTCAACCGGCGGCCAGACGGCGCCCCGAAGGGATCCTGCGCCGCGCGCGGAAGTGTGGAGCTACATGCGCGACTCAAGGAAATGCTCAAAGAGCGAGGCCTCGCCGAGGTCCACGCACGAGCCTGTACCGCGAGCTGTCTGGACGTGTGCTGGGTAGGCCCCGTCATTGCAGTGGAGCCCGACCACGTCTTCTACGGCAACGTCAAGGAGTCGGATCTGGAAGAGATTGTAGAGGGGATTGCGCGCGGACAGATCGTGGAGCGCCTGGTGCTGTGTGACGAGGACTTCACGGAGCCGAAGAAGTCGCGCGCATGA
- a CDS encoding sigma-54 dependent transcriptional regulator — protein MSDTMSGFTDTSSPSSRPPEVVAPSPDAVTVLVVDDEPSNVESLRKIFQREGMRVLTAEGAKGALEMVRTHRVQVVLTDLMMPGINGVELLRATKEVSPDTEVVLMTAYGTVETAVQAMREGAYDFVEKPLKRMTIVKTVRKAAERQSLLAENRSLKEELKLLTAREIVGQSPALRRVLDVAHQAAPSMATVLVLGESGTGKELIARYIHSKSSRATGPFVAVNCAAIPESILEAELFGHERGAFTGAVARREGRFAKASGGTLLLDEIGELSPAVQVKILRVLQEGEYEPVGGNTMKADVRIVAATNRNLAQEVETGRFREDLYYRLNVIAVTAPPLRGRREDIPLLVDHFLGVYCKKNGRARLDVSRDALRKLMEYSWPGNVRELENVLERAAVLCRSDVLGVEDLPDAVAQAAAPSPTALTFPIGTPLSEVEQRMIRETLGYTEGDKSLAAQLLGISTRTIYRKLGEE, from the coding sequence ATGTCTGACACGATGTCTGGGTTCACTGACACATCGTCTCCCTCCTCACGGCCACCCGAGGTGGTGGCCCCGTCACCGGACGCGGTGACCGTCTTGGTCGTCGACGACGAGCCGAGCAACGTGGAGAGCCTTCGCAAGATCTTCCAGCGTGAAGGCATGCGCGTGCTCACCGCCGAGGGCGCCAAGGGGGCGCTCGAGATGGTGCGCACCCATCGCGTCCAGGTCGTGCTGACGGATCTGATGATGCCAGGCATCAACGGTGTGGAGCTGTTGCGCGCGACGAAAGAAGTGTCGCCGGACACCGAGGTGGTGTTGATGACGGCTTACGGCACGGTCGAGACTGCAGTGCAGGCCATGCGTGAGGGCGCCTACGACTTCGTCGAGAAGCCACTGAAGCGCATGACCATCGTAAAGACGGTGCGCAAGGCCGCAGAGCGCCAATCGCTGCTTGCCGAGAACCGGTCGTTGAAGGAAGAACTGAAGCTGCTGACCGCGCGCGAGATAGTCGGGCAGAGTCCGGCGCTACGCCGCGTGCTGGACGTCGCGCACCAGGCCGCACCGTCGATGGCCACGGTGCTGGTGTTGGGTGAGAGTGGGACCGGCAAGGAGCTCATCGCCCGCTACATCCACAGCAAGAGCTCACGCGCAACGGGCCCTTTCGTCGCGGTGAATTGCGCGGCGATTCCCGAGAGCATCTTGGAGGCAGAGTTGTTCGGGCACGAACGGGGCGCCTTCACCGGCGCCGTGGCGCGCCGCGAGGGCCGTTTTGCCAAGGCCAGTGGTGGCACGCTGCTGCTCGACGAGATTGGCGAGCTGTCGCCCGCCGTGCAGGTCAAGATCCTCCGCGTGCTGCAGGAAGGGGAGTACGAACCCGTGGGAGGCAACACGATGAAGGCGGACGTGCGGATCGTGGCGGCCACCAATCGCAACTTGGCCCAGGAGGTCGAGACGGGTCGCTTTCGCGAAGACCTCTACTATCGCTTGAACGTGATCGCGGTGACGGCGCCACCTTTGCGAGGTCGGCGCGAAGACATTCCGCTGCTCGTCGACCACTTCTTGGGAGTGTACTGCAAGAAGAACGGACGAGCGCGACTGGACGTGTCGCGCGACGCGCTGCGCAAGTTGATGGAGTACTCCTGGCCGGGCAACGTGCGCGAGTTGGAGAACGTACTCGAGCGTGCCGCCGTATTGTGCCGCTCCGACGTGCTGGGTGTGGAAGACCTGCCCGACGCCGTTGCCCAGGCCGCCGCGCCTTCGCCAACCGCGCTCACCTTTCCGATTGGCACCCCCCTGTCCGAAGTGGAACAGCGCATGATCCGCGAGACCCTGGGCTACACTGAAGGGGACAAGTCTCTCGCGGCGCAATTGCTCGGCATTTCCACGCGTACCATCTATCGCAAGCTCGGCGAGGAGTGA
- a CDS encoding peroxiredoxin, giving the protein MKRGSLLLMGVLSVACQEKGSTSASEPGAANSGAAAAQAPAAAASPTSLLTVGAAAPALEVKAHNGEVVDLTKLRGKPVVVYFYPKDDTPGCTVEAQGIRDDWSEFTKLNAVVIGVSTDDNESHKAFAEKHELPFLLLPDKDGAIAKAFGVSLTLGYAKRVSFVIDKAGKISKVFPNVTPKGHAKELAAAIAAAG; this is encoded by the coding sequence ATGAAACGCGGGTCTTTGTTGCTGATGGGTGTGTTGAGCGTCGCTTGCCAAGAGAAGGGCTCCACGAGCGCAAGCGAACCTGGCGCTGCCAATTCGGGAGCCGCGGCCGCGCAGGCGCCCGCCGCGGCCGCGTCGCCCACGTCGCTCTTGACCGTGGGTGCAGCCGCCCCCGCGCTGGAGGTGAAAGCGCACAACGGTGAGGTGGTCGACCTGACGAAACTCAGGGGCAAGCCCGTCGTGGTGTACTTCTATCCGAAGGACGATACCCCCGGCTGCACGGTGGAGGCGCAGGGCATCCGCGACGACTGGTCGGAGTTCACGAAGCTGAACGCCGTGGTGATCGGTGTGTCGACGGACGACAACGAGTCGCACAAGGCCTTTGCCGAAAAGCACGAGCTGCCGTTTCTGTTGCTGCCGGACAAGGATGGCGCCATCGCCAAGGCCTTTGGCGTGTCACTCACGCTCGGCTACGCCAAGCGCGTGAGCTTCGTCATCGACAAGGCCGGCAAGATCTCGAAGGTCTTTCCGAACGTGACACCGAAGGGCCACGCCAAGGAGCTCGCCGCAGCGATCGCCGCGGCGGGCTGA
- the gspC gene encoding type II secretion system protein GspC, giving the protein MPIDALLKKYFTVVILGLVAMMAYFQASGTTELFGAALGVDEQLLASSPTKNPDVSALVGQKAGRSKSGEPILSRNPFDSVTGPLNAKPLEVPDERESPVDLSNPLAAPHCSSVRVSIVTESPDPLWSIAALQGPGEAKPALRRAGDQVGNSEVAYIGFNPVEASPAVWMRDGSSLCQALLFSPQPAAQPAAAAPQPTTPSKPVTRGGPAKIPDDIANKIQKVSETEFNVDRSVVDKILENQAELMRSARIVPEQQAGKVVGIRLFGIRPETLLGTLGFQNGDRLESINGFNMASPEKALEAYARLRTASNLNVKVNRRGQPMSIDFRIK; this is encoded by the coding sequence GTGCCCATCGACGCCCTGCTCAAGAAGTACTTCACCGTCGTGATCCTCGGACTGGTCGCGATGATGGCGTACTTCCAAGCTTCGGGAACGACGGAGCTGTTCGGGGCGGCACTTGGCGTCGACGAGCAGTTGCTCGCGTCTTCGCCGACCAAGAACCCGGACGTCAGCGCGCTGGTGGGGCAGAAGGCGGGCCGATCCAAGAGCGGGGAGCCAATCCTGTCGCGCAATCCCTTCGACTCGGTCACTGGACCTCTCAATGCCAAGCCTTTGGAAGTGCCGGATGAACGCGAGAGCCCAGTGGATCTGTCCAACCCGCTTGCCGCGCCCCATTGCTCCAGCGTGCGGGTCAGCATCGTGACGGAGTCGCCGGATCCGCTCTGGAGTATCGCCGCGCTGCAAGGACCGGGTGAAGCCAAGCCTGCTCTGCGTCGCGCCGGGGATCAGGTCGGCAACAGCGAAGTCGCATACATCGGCTTCAACCCGGTGGAAGCGAGTCCCGCGGTGTGGATGAGGGACGGCTCGAGCCTGTGCCAGGCGCTGCTCTTCAGTCCGCAACCTGCGGCGCAGCCCGCCGCGGCGGCTCCGCAACCGACGACGCCGTCCAAGCCCGTGACTCGGGGGGGCCCCGCCAAGATCCCCGACGACATTGCCAACAAGATCCAGAAGGTGAGCGAGACCGAGTTCAACGTGGACCGTTCGGTGGTCGACAAGATCTTGGAGAACCAGGCGGAGCTGATGCGGTCTGCTCGCATCGTGCCAGAGCAGCAGGCCGGCAAGGTCGTGGGCATTCGCTTGTTCGGCATTCGTCCCGAGACCCTGCTCGGCACTCTCGGATTCCAGAATGGAGACCGGCTCGAGTCGATCAACGGATTCAACATGGCCAGTCCCGAAAAGGCCCTGGAGGCTTACGCGCGCCTGCGCACCGCGAGCAACCTGAACGTGAAGGTGAACCGCCGCGGTCAACCCATGAGCATCGACTTCCGTATCAAGTAA